TGCGATAATTCCCCTATCATTACCAAATCTTAACCAGCAATCCCCGATTTCCACTTGCAGAAAAAGTGGCTAAACGACTACAACTCTCGCATCCGTCAGCACGTTGGAAGCGAACTGAAACGGAAGCATAAAATGGACGCATTTTACTGGATGATGAACAAAACACGCCATGTGCCAGAATATGTGACCGAAGCGGAGTATAACGAAGCAGCGAACGTTTATCGTAATCATATGTCGATCACGGGTGCTTTAACAATCATATTTCTACTCGGACGATTCGTTTTCTACTGATACTGTTTTGGCATAAAGAGCCTCCCAATTCCGTAAAACAAGGTGCCATTCGATGTTCCGTGTATACCGGCTATACTTACAATTTCTGTTGTATGTAGCAAGATCAAAATTGAAACCATTCTAATTCGTCGCTACAAGATCAGCACCTGCCCGGCATTGGAATTGtgtggaattgatttttaaagattgtttttctttttctactgCCTCGTGTTGATTCCGTACAAACAATTAGCTGCCGAATTCATAAGCACACTGCTCACATTCGCACTTACGCCACGCGATGTAATGCGACAGACGGTTACGGAAGTGTTTAAACAAATGTAAGCAAATTATTTACACCTCATCGCTGTTGATCATAACGAACGATGAATGGCTGACAGGAAGGTTTTAAGCTTCTAGCGGAAAAGagtgatattttttatttattctgtttCATCCATCGCGAACGAACTAAGCACTAAGAATTGTATGTTTAACGAAGTAATACAACAATAAACTAGTCTACACAAACAGTGTTATGATCTGTGTTTTACCGTTATcatatttaaaagaaaacattcgaTGAActcaaattattatttacataaaatcAGATGGATTTGTAATGAACGATCGCGCTTGTGTTTGAAAACTGGATGCGTGCTGCTATCGTTGGAGCCACCCTGTGCCGTATTACATTCACACAGTATTCGGCACCATGTTATAAACCTACCGGTCAACCGTGCTGTCAAACTCAATACGGCATTTGTTTACCAAAATATTGCCACCGAGATTATACAGGAAATAGTTGTACTTAGTGAAATTCCGCTTTGCTGTAAAGCGTACTTTGATAACAGATCTTTAAACTCATTGTCTACTATGAGTGAACAGTTATAGATCGCTATTTGTGTGTACAGTTAAGTGAATTACATGCAGTTATAACTGAACACTTCCATGTGGTATAGTAACACAGCGGAAGGGGAAACTTTACCGTGAGCAACAAATCGCCGGGATAAAAATTCACTCTTTCCACAATGCCGAAAAAGATGGGAATCAACTCGAAAGCCGTTGAGGCTCGGGAACGCAAAGCAGAAGCCAAAAAGGTCGCCAATGATAAAGCGGCGAAAGCGGCAGAGGATGCACTATGGGTAGACGACGACAAGCAGttggcgaagaaaaagaagcaaaaggtatgcaatccggCCCGTTGTTGGGGAAGATACGTTAAACCATTTTCCGACACGTCCATTTCAGGAGGAAGACGAACGACGTAAAGCGGACGCGGCACGCAAGAAGGCTGAAACCAAAGCACTGCTCGAGGAAGAAATGAACTCCATCAAGACGACGGCAAAGGTACCGGCCGCAAAGGTAACACGATCTCAAATTGAGTCCGAAATAGAGAAGCGTAATCGTGCCGTGGAAGCGGCGACAGCGGCCACGGTCAAGCCGAAACTCGTCCCGAAGGAAATCCCGCTCGAGGAGAATCTGAACCGTGTGATGGCGGACACGGAAGTAGCACAAACGATCGATCAAGCCATTGCGGTACTCAGTGTGGGCGATGCGTCGGCCGCCGATCGGCATCCGGAAAAGCGTATGAAGGCAGCCTACAAAGCGTACGAAGAGGAAGAACTGAAACGTCTAAAGCAAGAGAATCCCTCACTGAAACTGTCCCAATTGAAACAgatgatttttaaaaactggCAAAAGGCCCCGGAGAATCCAATGAACCAA
The Anopheles moucheti chromosome 2, idAnoMoucSN_F20_07, whole genome shotgun sequence genome window above contains:
- the LOC128297080 gene encoding coiled-coil domain-containing protein 124 encodes the protein MPKKMGINSKAVEARERKAEAKKVANDKAAKAAEDALWVDDDKQLAKKKKQKEEDERRKADAARKKAETKALLEEEMNSIKTTAKVPAAKVTRSQIESEIEKRNRAVEAATAATVKPKLVPKEIPLEENLNRVMADTEVAQTIDQAIAVLSVGDASAADRHPEKRMKAAYKAYEEEELKRLKQENPSLKLSQLKQMIFKNWQKAPENPMNQVRV